Part of the Ruegeria sp. AD91A genome, GGTCCATGTCGCGGGTTTGTGGCTTACCAGCCCGCCGGATGTGGTGGATGCGTTGTTGTTCGTCTCTCCGACACCGTTCTCGGCCTGGGGCGTCATTGCCATGTGGACAGCTTTCGGGGCGGCCCTGCTGGGTGTCTTCCGCCAGCACCTGCGTCTGCGCTTTCGACTTTGGCGGCTGAGCCACACCGTGCTGGCCGCGGTGACGATTGTCGGCAGCGTTGTTCACGCCATGCTGATCGAAGGCACGATGGAGATCATGACCAAAACAACGCTTTGCACACTGGTCTTGCTGGCGAGCGCAAGCGCACTCGCCAAGCTGAAAGTGTGGGATGTCCGTCGGCGCCCTTAGACG contains:
- a CDS encoding ferric reductase-like transmembrane domain-containing protein, yielding MRTGVIWATLIAALAVPLIAAAGSPYLAWRDPVYILAGFAGILSLDLLLLQPLLAGKNLPGLSAVKSRHIHRWIGLTLVLVIVVHVAGLWLTSPPDVVDALLFVSPTPFSAWGVIAMWTAFGAALLGVFRQHLRLRFRLWRLSHTVLAAVTIVGSVVHAMLIEGTMEIMTKTTLCTLVLLASASALAKLKVWDVRRRP